A genomic segment from Luteolibacter ambystomatis encodes:
- a CDS encoding toll/interleukin-1 receptor domain-containing protein — MASPYAIFTSYSTVDGQALKGAPFQKFCRTLKDLVTVKTDAARTNWSFVDQYGIKNGDDWKDVLVEAVRTSEVLVCLISPRYLGSVWCGRELEVFVRRMGKRAEELPPPAANNFIFPIWWEKPRDRETLPKKLGRFNPYDQGYPRSYSEKGLRQLIALNQRKDVQTILETLSELIADSLNKNSPLCHCDEIADFLNFPSAFADQITSPLPFQIAFLETAGGGIAGLDGTLETIAARLKTVSRSIQPAADIAASLALAGQQKQLIVLVADAAADATDPLLSEINSHPVGHLAVAVVYSGAETAGCSTAEAWVRRFGEGSFKEAARTGHVIFAGPRDFESALEGLVTRVRQQMIQSDQAITRAADPLLSAEASAAGIPTEIKPILDGPKADNQP; from the coding sequence ATGGCATCCCCATACGCAATTTTCACCAGCTACTCCACGGTCGATGGCCAGGCTTTGAAGGGAGCCCCATTCCAGAAATTCTGCCGGACTTTGAAGGATCTGGTGACCGTGAAGACGGACGCGGCAAGGACCAATTGGTCCTTCGTGGATCAATACGGCATCAAGAATGGTGATGACTGGAAGGACGTGCTTGTGGAAGCCGTTCGTACTTCCGAGGTGCTCGTCTGTCTGATCTCGCCCCGCTATCTGGGAAGTGTCTGGTGCGGAAGAGAACTCGAGGTTTTCGTCAGGCGCATGGGAAAACGGGCAGAAGAATTGCCGCCGCCCGCCGCCAATAATTTCATATTTCCCATCTGGTGGGAGAAGCCTCGCGACCGCGAGACGCTTCCGAAGAAACTCGGGCGCTTCAATCCATACGATCAAGGCTATCCGCGCAGCTATTCCGAAAAGGGTCTCCGTCAACTGATCGCGCTGAACCAGAGAAAGGACGTGCAGACCATTCTGGAAACACTGTCCGAACTCATTGCCGACAGCCTGAACAAGAACAGCCCGCTCTGCCATTGCGATGAGATCGCGGACTTCCTGAATTTTCCCAGTGCTTTCGCGGACCAGATAACATCCCCCCTGCCTTTTCAGATCGCTTTTCTGGAAACCGCGGGGGGCGGCATCGCGGGACTGGATGGCACCCTGGAAACCATTGCGGCAAGGCTCAAGACGGTCAGCAGATCCATCCAGCCTGCAGCGGACATAGCCGCAAGCCTGGCCCTCGCCGGACAGCAGAAGCAACTCATCGTGTTGGTGGCCGATGCCGCTGCGGACGCCACCGATCCGCTGTTGTCGGAAATCAACTCCCATCCGGTTGGCCACCTGGCGGTGGCGGTGGTTTACTCCGGTGCCGAGACCGCCGGATGCTCCACGGCGGAAGCCTGGGTCCGGCGTTTCGGGGAAGGCAGCTTCAAGGAGGCGGCCCGTACGGGGCATGTCATTTTCGCCGGTCCACGCGATTTCGAGAGCGCGCTCGAGGGATTGGTCACGCGCGTGCGCCAGCAGATGATCCAAAGCGACCAAGCCATCACGAGGGCCGCTGATCCTCTGCTCTCCGCCGAGGCTTCGGCCGCTGGCATCCCAACTGAAATCAAACCGATCCTCGATGGCCCCAAAGCCGACAACCAGCCATGA
- a CDS encoding KGGVGR-motif variant AAA ATPase — protein sequence MNTDSVIQRTGVSASPSTCQILTFYSYKGGTGRSMAVANVSWILASQGKRVLVIDWDLEAPGLHRYFAPFLDDPELAETSGLIDFFAAFVEGSRHQAFKTASAPPVVSEEEKGGEAGPEADGGPRWFDEYADLLDYAVSLDYEFPGEGTLDFVPAGRQGPSYGALVATFQWNDFYEKLGGGVFLESVKRRLRESYDYIIIDSRTGLSDTSGICTVQMPDDLVVFFTLNLQSMRGAAATAESALRSRQRPSGEPGLRVWPVPSRIDLTEKDRLETVRQMARESFSRCLWHLTREERNEYWVRSEILYIPYYAYLETLAVAADRSGQTASLLGCMEQLTAWISRGVVKCLAPLDSLQRMRLLERFTGTLDGWSLKPKTTGACIFLSYAKGDFQDPALAPVFKRLRTSLPECRLFWDEDTLLGSDITSLLASELAQADILVVFFGQGAISSRGVAHEVKSAIADGKIIVPVLLADQIAWWDLPTELSSFRGVDLKAADLDEGIAKLATGLKQVAMRVRPKVVDPEDPQKGRWGTQSRRDGYEIQAHVKEITPEWFGVELFVRSSGDRPLNGTVEFHLHDSFNPNIERVPVRFGEARLSLRAYGAFTVGAMVNDETILELDLSELPQAPEVFRNR from the coding sequence ATGAACACCGATTCCGTCATCCAGCGGACCGGAGTGTCCGCTTCCCCGTCAACATGCCAGATTCTCACCTTCTATTCCTATAAAGGCGGTACCGGGCGCTCCATGGCGGTGGCAAATGTCTCATGGATTCTGGCCAGCCAGGGAAAGCGTGTATTGGTCATCGATTGGGATCTGGAAGCTCCAGGACTGCATCGCTATTTTGCTCCGTTTCTGGATGATCCGGAACTTGCCGAGACATCCGGGCTGATTGACTTCTTCGCTGCGTTTGTGGAGGGCAGCCGCCACCAGGCCTTCAAGACAGCTTCTGCACCGCCTGTTGTTTCCGAAGAGGAGAAGGGCGGGGAAGCCGGGCCGGAGGCTGATGGAGGCCCCCGGTGGTTCGACGAGTACGCGGATCTCCTCGATTATGCGGTTTCGCTCGACTACGAGTTTCCGGGTGAAGGAACATTGGACTTTGTGCCAGCTGGCCGGCAGGGGCCGTCCTACGGAGCCTTGGTGGCGACTTTCCAATGGAATGACTTCTACGAGAAATTGGGCGGAGGCGTTTTCCTGGAATCGGTGAAACGCAGGTTGCGCGAGTCATATGACTACATCATCATAGACAGTCGCACGGGCCTGAGTGACACGTCGGGCATTTGTACGGTCCAGATGCCGGATGACCTGGTGGTCTTCTTCACCCTGAATCTGCAGAGCATGCGTGGTGCCGCGGCCACCGCCGAGTCCGCCTTGAGGTCCCGGCAGCGGCCGTCGGGTGAGCCGGGGTTGCGGGTGTGGCCGGTGCCGAGCCGGATCGACCTGACCGAGAAGGACCGTCTCGAAACGGTCCGGCAAATGGCCAGGGAATCCTTCTCACGCTGCCTTTGGCATCTCACCCGGGAGGAACGGAACGAATACTGGGTCCGCAGTGAAATCCTCTACATTCCCTACTACGCCTATTTGGAAACCCTGGCCGTGGCTGCGGATCGTTCGGGGCAGACCGCCTCGTTGCTCGGCTGCATGGAGCAACTCACGGCATGGATCAGTCGTGGAGTGGTGAAGTGCCTGGCCCCGCTTGATTCCCTGCAGCGCATGCGGTTGTTGGAAAGGTTCACCGGCACGCTGGACGGATGGTCTTTGAAACCCAAGACGACGGGGGCGTGCATCTTTCTGAGTTACGCCAAGGGTGATTTCCAAGATCCGGCGCTCGCTCCGGTATTCAAGCGGCTCCGGACATCCCTTCCCGAGTGCCGGTTGTTTTGGGACGAGGATACTCTGCTTGGCTCGGACATCACGTCCCTCCTCGCATCGGAACTGGCGCAGGCTGACATCCTCGTGGTGTTTTTTGGACAAGGGGCCATTTCTTCGAGGGGGGTGGCGCACGAGGTGAAATCCGCCATTGCCGATGGAAAAATCATCGTGCCGGTATTGCTGGCCGATCAGATCGCCTGGTGGGATCTTCCCACGGAACTTTCTTCCTTCCGCGGAGTGGACCTCAAGGCGGCGGATCTCGACGAAGGAATTGCCAAATTGGCCACGGGACTCAAGCAGGTGGCGATGCGGGTGCGACCGAAGGTAGTCGATCCCGAAGATCCCCAGAAGGGACGCTGGGGGACGCAATCCCGCCGCGATGGGTACGAGATCCAGGCTCATGTGAAGGAGATCACTCCCGAATGGTTTGGTGTGGAGTTGTTCGTAAGATCCTCCGGTGATCGCCCGCTGAATGGAACCGTGGAGTTCCACCTCCACGATTCCTTCAATCCGAACATCGAACGGGTTCCGGTCCGGTTCGGAGAAGCCAGGTTGTCGCTTCGGGCTTATGGGGCGTTTACCGTGGGCGCCATGGTCAATGACGAGACCATCCTGGAACTGGATCTTTCCGAACTGCCGCAGGCTCCGGAAGTCTTCCGCAATCGTTGA
- a CDS encoding GMC family oxidoreductase: MNQETDQEMDVAKAGEPGESPFDYIIVGSGAGGGPLAARLALGGKQVLVLESGGDPHTASGSPIFPRSWPGEVHSVPGYHGAATEDPDMAWMFSVRHYEDDATQQKDHKYNKATDPNGKPGTPVPDRFLDPEEGRAREADPVKRGIFYPRSAGIGGCTGHHAMIMIAPNDRDWNAIADLTGDDSWRAGQMQGYFAKLEHCLYVSTYHKALRKLLGLIYVAWQKVAFVIDPRTALDEGGHGKSGWLPTSFIDPDLVEGIAKKDKEFFNILARTAISVLHGSNPLLMMLKKALFQARVIQYLDPNDRNTRRTKPEGVFLIPVGIAPPPEEAWPTSMGKGSPQRIGVREFLMRTQDELNRRAAQGEACGRLVIVPEVHVKRVIFDSSFAGGPPRAIGVEAVKGKYLYKASPLFSNPPAGSEVSYFTKAGGEVVLSGGAFNTPQLLMLSGVGCVEDLQKFGIEGPRDRDGKAVAEIVDLQGVGRNLQDRYEVSIVSEMARDFETLRTVSFCPGDDNDHAAKLWREGKGGLYGTNGGALAVMRRSSVLGEDQPEPDTFTFGAPAAFRGYYWNWSRELLRRDIGGSGDERKLWTWVILKAYTDNNGGTVRLCSNSSFDAPEICFHSFLEGPSEQGAMNDTKALVDTVRFFRQINARNPEQFINEIQPGSRIQDDSPEMDEWVRTQAWGHHACGTCRIGSDPWRRDTGALIDKGAVLDSKFRVHGVENLRVVDASVFPSIPGYFILAPLLMVSEKAADTLLRDDLETIYPQALREAEWKAIRKRRTKARAGDRAAAAKSGGAWEDRPKDIVGMALSGGGIRSATFSLGILQAMAKRDGLRHVDMISTVSGGGYVGGFIGRLFTRPMVTAAADPAGRVQDILKTPSGPMAWLRNHANYIAGSGMEDLKMNLGVYFRNVLTVHLVIGSLIFALFSVLRIVADELPFPTAGLSLAGLPVSGWWWLAAGILELAVLPLLLGYWLAPKSGASRPYPFFALLCWLTLLIGVVVVALLPGKLLAATHLAVILVLAWVWQEAVRREAGSDPCKQGVIVRNRLSRALGEALLMLVVVAGWVVVDTFARSAAGTQGIPGTLAIVSASLVPFLPVLRAVFSKVFKQLDGRNKKEGTGMLAFIGGFIGYPIAIGLLFIIDVACHWMFDHHYSWGLSVTAIAAVFSFLVGRAFDFLNLSTLQAPYAARLTRTFLGASNQKRVFGSENDGGGDVQLAHPGDDLPFHQYHPELQGGPLHLVNVCVNETVDAVSEREVRERQGISMCVGPHGVSTGRRFHSLWTKPGNISRWQKLRLRLEGLDGRGDDLTALKPVIPPENPNAFHVLGNRNGTVAPVESLTLGNWLGISGAAFSTGIGRGTRRGMSLLMGIVNARLGYWWDSGIGAGERPGRYPRSLWRRLKDLPGFLFRVQSLLLAEWQGIFGGPSKRLWQLSDGGHFDNTGLYELIRRRVPFMMFTDGACDPDYRHEDLARLARQARQDFNASIEWMEPGGTAGNRNWNDFFGTLPPPSLVERWADPARLGSLKEIGAAGACHGALARVTFGPDPSPYAHAHGNLEIPFDEEVRPGKEERYGEAECWILLLKSSLTGKESQDVTSYAAFHPAFPQDTTVDQFFDDEQWESYRALGESIGESLLR; the protein is encoded by the coding sequence ATGAATCAGGAGACCGATCAGGAGATGGATGTCGCCAAGGCGGGAGAGCCCGGTGAGTCGCCGTTCGACTACATCATCGTCGGATCGGGTGCGGGAGGCGGTCCGCTTGCTGCCCGGCTGGCATTGGGCGGAAAGCAGGTGCTGGTATTGGAGTCGGGAGGCGATCCGCACACCGCAAGCGGATCTCCGATCTTTCCCCGGAGCTGGCCGGGTGAAGTTCATTCCGTGCCCGGCTATCATGGGGCCGCCACGGAAGATCCGGACATGGCGTGGATGTTCTCGGTGCGCCACTACGAGGATGACGCGACCCAGCAAAAGGATCATAAGTATAACAAAGCCACCGATCCCAATGGCAAACCCGGAACTCCGGTTCCGGATCGATTTCTAGATCCGGAAGAGGGGCGTGCGCGAGAAGCGGATCCGGTCAAACGCGGCATTTTCTATCCGCGGAGTGCGGGCATCGGAGGGTGTACGGGGCATCACGCGATGATCATGATCGCTCCGAACGACCGGGACTGGAATGCGATCGCCGACCTGACCGGGGATGATTCGTGGCGTGCCGGCCAGATGCAGGGCTACTTTGCGAAGCTGGAGCATTGTCTGTATGTCTCCACTTATCACAAGGCGCTCCGGAAACTCCTCGGGCTGATATACGTGGCGTGGCAGAAGGTGGCGTTTGTCATCGATCCGCGTACGGCGCTCGATGAAGGCGGCCACGGAAAGAGCGGATGGTTGCCAACCAGTTTCATTGACCCGGATTTGGTCGAAGGCATCGCCAAGAAGGACAAGGAGTTCTTCAACATCCTGGCTCGCACGGCGATCAGTGTGCTGCACGGCAGCAATCCGCTGTTGATGATGTTGAAGAAGGCGTTGTTCCAGGCCCGGGTGATCCAGTACCTGGACCCCAATGACCGGAATACCCGCCGGACGAAACCGGAGGGCGTGTTCCTGATCCCGGTGGGCATCGCTCCGCCGCCGGAAGAGGCTTGGCCGACGAGCATGGGCAAGGGGTCTCCGCAGCGGATAGGCGTCCGTGAGTTTTTGATGCGGACACAGGACGAACTCAACAGGAGAGCGGCGCAAGGGGAGGCATGTGGCAGATTGGTGATCGTCCCGGAAGTTCACGTCAAGCGGGTGATCTTTGATAGCTCGTTTGCGGGCGGGCCTCCGCGGGCGATCGGGGTGGAGGCGGTGAAGGGCAAATATTTGTACAAGGCGAGTCCGCTTTTCTCCAATCCTCCCGCTGGAAGTGAGGTGAGCTATTTTACAAAAGCGGGAGGAGAGGTGGTGCTGTCAGGAGGGGCTTTCAACACTCCGCAGCTGCTGATGTTGAGCGGCGTGGGTTGTGTGGAGGATCTCCAGAAATTCGGAATCGAAGGACCCCGCGATCGGGACGGGAAGGCGGTGGCTGAAATCGTGGACCTTCAGGGGGTGGGACGCAACCTGCAGGACCGGTATGAGGTGAGCATCGTCAGCGAGATGGCGCGTGATTTCGAAACGCTCCGCACCGTTAGCTTTTGTCCAGGCGATGACAACGATCATGCGGCGAAGCTCTGGCGTGAGGGCAAGGGCGGACTGTACGGCACCAATGGCGGAGCTTTGGCGGTCATGCGCAGATCTTCCGTGCTCGGAGAGGATCAGCCGGAACCGGACACATTCACCTTCGGTGCTCCGGCGGCGTTCCGCGGCTACTATTGGAACTGGTCCCGCGAGCTATTGCGGCGGGACATCGGCGGTTCAGGGGACGAGCGCAAGTTGTGGACCTGGGTGATCCTGAAGGCCTACACGGACAACAACGGTGGCACGGTGAGGCTGTGCTCCAACAGCTCCTTCGATGCGCCGGAGATTTGTTTCCATTCCTTTCTGGAAGGTCCTTCGGAACAGGGGGCAATGAACGACACGAAGGCGCTGGTGGATACGGTCAGATTCTTCCGCCAGATCAATGCGCGCAATCCGGAACAATTCATCAACGAGATCCAGCCTGGCAGTCGGATTCAGGATGACAGTCCAGAGATGGATGAGTGGGTGAGGACCCAGGCATGGGGACATCATGCCTGCGGAACATGCCGGATAGGTTCGGACCCCTGGCGCCGCGATACCGGAGCCCTGATTGACAAGGGCGCCGTACTCGACAGCAAGTTCCGCGTCCATGGTGTGGAGAACTTGAGAGTGGTGGATGCTTCGGTGTTTCCGAGCATTCCCGGCTACTTCATTCTGGCACCCCTGCTGATGGTCAGTGAAAAGGCGGCTGATACGCTGCTGCGCGACGATCTTGAGACGATCTACCCGCAAGCCCTGCGGGAAGCGGAGTGGAAGGCCATTCGGAAAAGGAGGACGAAAGCCCGGGCCGGAGACCGGGCTGCAGCGGCGAAGTCCGGCGGGGCGTGGGAAGATCGGCCGAAAGACATCGTGGGCATGGCGTTGTCCGGAGGAGGTATCCGGAGCGCCACGTTTTCCCTGGGAATCCTGCAGGCCATGGCGAAGCGGGACGGCCTGCGCCATGTGGACATGATCTCAACGGTGTCCGGTGGAGGTTATGTCGGAGGATTCATCGGCCGCCTCTTCACCCGACCGATGGTGACCGCTGCCGCTGATCCCGCGGGCAGGGTGCAGGATATCCTCAAGACGCCGTCAGGTCCGATGGCATGGCTGAGAAATCATGCCAACTATATCGCGGGGTCCGGCATGGAGGATCTGAAGATGAACCTCGGAGTCTATTTCAGGAATGTGCTGACGGTTCATCTGGTGATCGGCTCGCTGATCTTCGCCTTGTTCAGTGTGCTGCGGATTGTGGCGGATGAATTGCCGTTTCCCACCGCCGGGCTTTCACTGGCGGGCCTGCCGGTTTCGGGTTGGTGGTGGCTGGCAGCGGGCATATTGGAGCTTGCGGTGTTGCCGCTTCTGCTGGGTTACTGGCTTGCTCCGAAAAGCGGCGCGTCGCGGCCTTATCCCTTTTTCGCACTGCTGTGCTGGCTGACTCTTTTGATAGGAGTGGTGGTGGTGGCCTTGTTGCCTGGAAAGCTGCTGGCGGCCACCCATCTGGCGGTGATTCTGGTGCTCGCCTGGGTTTGGCAGGAAGCCGTGCGGCGTGAAGCCGGAAGCGATCCCTGCAAGCAAGGGGTGATTGTGAGGAACCGCCTTTCACGCGCGCTCGGTGAAGCGCTGTTGATGCTGGTAGTTGTGGCCGGATGGGTGGTGGTGGATACTTTCGCCCGATCCGCCGCGGGAACCCAGGGAATACCCGGCACCTTGGCCATTGTCAGTGCTTCCCTCGTTCCGTTCCTGCCGGTGTTGCGAGCCGTGTTTTCCAAAGTGTTCAAACAACTCGATGGACGGAACAAAAAGGAAGGAACCGGCATGCTCGCCTTCATCGGGGGCTTCATTGGTTATCCCATTGCCATCGGGTTGCTTTTCATCATCGACGTGGCGTGCCACTGGATGTTCGACCACCACTATTCATGGGGACTGAGCGTGACCGCGATCGCAGCGGTCTTTTCGTTCCTGGTTGGCCGGGCGTTTGATTTCCTGAACCTGTCCACCCTGCAGGCGCCTTACGCGGCACGGTTGACACGGACATTTCTAGGCGCGTCCAATCAGAAGCGCGTCTTTGGATCGGAGAATGACGGCGGGGGCGATGTGCAGCTGGCTCATCCGGGGGACGACCTGCCATTCCACCAGTATCATCCGGAGCTTCAAGGCGGACCACTGCATCTGGTGAATGTATGCGTGAATGAAACCGTGGATGCGGTGTCGGAGCGGGAGGTCCGCGAGCGCCAGGGCATATCCATGTGCGTGGGCCCCCACGGGGTATCGACGGGCCGCCGCTTCCACAGCCTGTGGACGAAGCCTGGGAATATATCCAGATGGCAGAAGCTGCGCCTGCGTTTGGAGGGACTGGACGGAAGAGGAGATGACCTGACCGCCCTAAAGCCTGTCATTCCTCCGGAGAACCCGAATGCATTCCATGTGTTGGGCAATCGCAATGGCACGGTCGCTCCGGTGGAATCCCTCACGCTCGGTAACTGGCTGGGTATTTCCGGGGCGGCTTTCAGCACGGGGATCGGACGCGGCACGCGCCGTGGGATGTCCCTCCTCATGGGCATCGTGAACGCCCGGCTGGGCTACTGGTGGGACAGCGGCATCGGTGCTGGAGAGCGACCTGGTCGCTACCCGCGGTCGCTGTGGCGAAGGCTGAAGGACCTGCCGGGATTTTTGTTCCGGGTTCAGTCGTTGCTGCTTGCCGAATGGCAGGGAATCTTCGGGGGGCCCTCCAAGCGTCTGTGGCAGTTGAGCGATGGCGGCCATTTCGACAATACCGGCCTCTATGAACTGATCAGGCGTCGTGTCCCATTCATGATGTTTACCGATGGCGCTTGTGATCCGGACTATCGCCATGAGGATCTGGCCCGGCTCGCCCGTCAGGCCAGACAGGACTTCAATGCCTCCATCGAATGGATGGAACCCGGCGGCACGGCAGGGAACCGGAATTGGAACGACTTTTTCGGGACGTTGCCTCCTCCCAGCCTGGTTGAGCGATGGGCGGATCCTGCACGTCTTGGATCCTTGAAGGAAATCGGGGCGGCTGGAGCATGCCACGGCGCATTGGCACGGGTGACTTTCGGTCCGGATCCCTCGCCTTATGCCCACGCCCATGGCAACCTGGAGATCCCCTTTGATGAAGAGGTCCGGCCGGGGAAAGAGGAACGATATGGAGAAGCCGAGTGCTGGATACTTCTCCTCAAGTCAAGTTTGACGGGGAAGGAATCCCAGGACGTGACGAGTTATGCCGCGTTCCATCCCGCGTTTCCTCAAGACACGACGGTCGATCAGTTCTTCGATGACGAGCAATGGGAAAGCTACCGCGCCCTGGGCGAGTCGATCGGAGAATCACTGCTCCGTTAG
- a CDS encoding TIR domain-containing protein, with product MKPPPQGLSPVRIYVLWHPEFDAQADAAGSNQSSESGKSAPRGLTIARRLYHWFRLENMEGIPVYFRSAAGEQPDGSPLKSPPPISEDCRINYIIPLIDANMVASPEWRRYVAELAAKHGASGGCTTRVFPVAVDPVAYNMPESMRKLNFIRHDMRQPSEVADMKLIAKLTEVLCRDMRFYLQQQSAGGRMQQVPGKLKIFLSHAKADDTREAVKLKEFIQGETQCEAFFDETDIASGYDYEEVLKKAITEDSAGLIVVQGDHYADRPWCRKEIRDFLQPVPDPLVKRRRNRMFIIPPVVVVQTMQGKQIARTIPELGHAPCVRWQDDSPRFVVTTLLREILLGMFYRLIGIGLANRGGGAECVVINRTPDPVMVNRLISFPQKKSPADHGGATIEKIIHPGYGLSLMERQGLEMAFPKVKFYSYSELSIVSPAGGGCLEDVGSLDGKVFSVSVGDASDALVNGMGDEHNQELLLRLLRPLLRKRSSVLYGGAVPCAHVSSEPWKERVNFTGVILHLLLSERSADKSGKGPGTRLFNLSAGLSSRAITRQVIAQWTDVCSFIPVDEKTAGLEPIPPVPKPDSRMGSEELTLGEKRKIKKEDLARMEKYQRIKLATNAACLTVMRRTACMSMPCVLPDKPVGRSQNLKVKTFAHLFLGGKILGYSGIIPGVFEEMLHAFEAGKPVFVIGESRGASGLVARWLAYPPKSRPPELTVDYYLKETSPGDESCNERFKIIREGLQAMTYPGKLTPDEALDRLWSFIRNANSQKKVAELLRNGLNGSQNHRLLTSGSSKEICPLVWTGINELTKSSGNSNAVARKTVPRKRSPGGR from the coding sequence ATGAAGCCGCCCCCCCAAGGCCTGTCTCCGGTCCGGATCTATGTGTTGTGGCATCCTGAATTCGATGCCCAGGCGGATGCTGCGGGATCGAACCAGTCATCCGAGTCCGGAAAAAGCGCTCCCCGGGGGCTGACCATTGCGAGGAGGTTGTATCACTGGTTCCGGCTGGAAAACATGGAGGGCATCCCGGTCTATTTCCGAAGTGCGGCGGGTGAGCAACCGGATGGCAGCCCTCTGAAAAGCCCGCCTCCGATTTCGGAGGATTGCCGGATCAACTACATCATTCCGCTGATTGACGCGAACATGGTCGCTTCGCCGGAATGGCGGCGGTATGTGGCCGAACTGGCCGCGAAGCATGGAGCATCAGGGGGATGCACCACCAGGGTGTTCCCGGTGGCGGTCGATCCGGTGGCCTACAACATGCCGGAGTCGATGAGAAAACTGAACTTCATCCGGCATGACATGCGCCAGCCTTCGGAAGTGGCGGACATGAAATTGATTGCGAAGCTCACTGAGGTTCTTTGCCGCGATATGAGATTTTATCTCCAGCAGCAGAGCGCCGGTGGCCGGATGCAGCAGGTGCCGGGCAAGCTCAAGATCTTCCTCAGCCACGCCAAGGCGGACGATACGAGGGAAGCGGTGAAGCTGAAAGAATTCATCCAAGGAGAAACCCAGTGTGAGGCCTTCTTCGACGAGACGGACATCGCCTCCGGCTACGACTACGAAGAAGTTCTGAAGAAGGCGATCACGGAGGATTCGGCGGGGCTGATCGTCGTCCAGGGAGATCACTACGCGGATCGTCCGTGGTGCCGGAAAGAGATCCGGGACTTCCTCCAGCCGGTACCCGATCCCCTTGTGAAGAGGCGGAGAAACCGCATGTTCATCATTCCACCGGTGGTGGTCGTGCAGACGATGCAGGGGAAGCAGATCGCGCGGACCATTCCCGAACTCGGCCACGCTCCATGTGTGCGTTGGCAGGACGATTCGCCCCGCTTCGTGGTGACGACGCTGTTGCGCGAGATCCTGTTGGGCATGTTCTATCGTCTGATCGGCATTGGATTGGCGAACCGGGGAGGAGGTGCGGAGTGCGTCGTCATCAACCGCACTCCCGATCCTGTCATGGTCAACCGCCTCATCTCGTTTCCCCAAAAGAAATCTCCGGCCGATCATGGTGGTGCCACAATTGAGAAGATCATCCATCCCGGTTACGGTCTCAGTCTGATGGAGCGCCAGGGGCTGGAGATGGCGTTTCCCAAGGTCAAGTTTTACTCCTATTCGGAACTTTCCATAGTCTCACCCGCGGGCGGTGGTTGTCTGGAAGACGTGGGCAGTCTCGATGGCAAGGTGTTTTCCGTTTCCGTGGGGGATGCGTCCGACGCCCTCGTCAATGGCATGGGGGACGAGCACAATCAGGAGCTGCTGCTGCGCCTTTTGCGCCCGCTTCTGCGAAAACGCTCGTCCGTTCTCTATGGTGGTGCCGTGCCCTGTGCGCACGTTTCTTCCGAGCCTTGGAAGGAACGGGTCAACTTCACGGGGGTGATTCTTCATCTTCTTCTTTCGGAACGCTCTGCAGACAAGAGCGGCAAGGGGCCGGGCACCCGCCTCTTCAATCTCAGCGCCGGGCTATCCAGCCGGGCGATTACCCGGCAGGTGATCGCCCAGTGGACGGATGTATGTTCATTCATACCTGTCGATGAGAAGACGGCCGGGCTCGAACCGATCCCACCGGTGCCCAAACCCGACAGTCGTATGGGATCCGAAGAACTGACATTGGGTGAAAAGAGGAAGATCAAAAAGGAGGACCTCGCCAGGATGGAAAAATACCAGCGTATCAAGCTGGCAACGAACGCGGCCTGCCTGACCGTGATGAGGCGGACAGCCTGCATGTCCATGCCATGCGTGCTGCCGGACAAGCCCGTTGGCAGGTCGCAGAATCTGAAGGTCAAAACCTTCGCACACCTGTTTCTGGGAGGAAAAATCCTGGGATACTCCGGAATCATTCCCGGCGTTTTCGAGGAGATGCTCCATGCCTTCGAAGCCGGGAAGCCGGTTTTCGTGATCGGTGAAAGCCGCGGTGCCAGCGGCCTGGTGGCTCGTTGGCTGGCATATCCTCCGAAAAGCCGTCCTCCTGAACTGACCGTGGATTACTATCTGAAGGAGACTTCCCCCGGGGATGAAAGCTGCAATGAGCGTTTCAAGATCATCCGCGAAGGGCTGCAAGCCATGACCTATCCGGGAAAATTGACGCCCGATGAAGCTTTGGACCGCCTCTGGAGTTTCATCCGGAACGCCAACTCACAGAAGAAGGTGGCCGAACTCCTGCGCAACGGACTCAACGGATCGCAGAATCACCGGTTGCTCACCAGCGGATCCTCGAAGGAAATCTGTCCGCTGGTGTGGACGGGTATCAACGAACTCACCAAATCTTCCGGCAATTCCAATGCGGTTGCGAGAAAGACCGTACCTCGCAAGCGGAGTCCGGGTGGAAGATGA